A genomic window from Rattus norvegicus strain BN/NHsdMcwi chromosome 9, GRCr8, whole genome shotgun sequence includes:
- the Enpp4 gene encoding bis(5'-adenosyl)-triphosphatase ENPP4 isoform X1, which translates to MGKGVPFTTGSGIQSRYASQTPQPATSALPSVPHTAAHSERPTQRWSGPRPAGWASATAQASQEALRGAALRPRPPSPQVPRSARFRYRRVPRAGPKWRRRRKWPSYTFHRNRSIQEVVVGEFVLHLCSWHGIYVLDITKGVPAAVSNVFNMKLLVILSFWGLVAGYRGNSSYSSAPQLLLVSFDGFRADYLNNYDLPHLQNFIKEGVLVEHVKNVFITKTFPNHYSIVTGLYEESHGIVANSMYDDVTKKHFSESNDKDPFWWNGAVPIWVTNQLQENRSSAAAMWPGTDVSIHNVTPSYFMNYSSSVPFEERLNNVATWLSSSNPPVTFATLYWEEPDVSGHKYGPEDKFNMRRVLKEVDGLIGDLVQKLKALGLWESLNVIITSDHGMAQCSENRRIYLDTCINHSDYSVIDLTPVAAILPKINVTEVYNKLKHCNPHMTVYLKEAIPNRFYYQHSDRIQPILLVADEGWTIALNTSSSKLGDHGYDNSLPSMHPFLAAHGPAFRKGYRQSTINTVDIYPMMCYILGLKPHPNNGTFSHSKCLLVDQWCINLPEAIGIVVSALLALTVLTGLIIFMQNRASASRPFSRLQLHEDDDDDPLIE; encoded by the exons ATGGGGAAGGGAGTCCCATTCACCACGGGTTCAGGCATCCAATCCAGGTACGCGTCTCAGACTCCACAGCCGGCCACAAGCGCTCTCCCCAGCGTCCCGCACACAGCTGCGCACTCGGAGCGCCCCACGCAGCGCTGGTCCGGGCCGCGGCCCGCTGGGTGGGCGTCCGCTACTGCGCAGGCGTCCCAGGAAGCGCTCCGCGGAGCCGCGCTCCGCCCGCGTCCGCCGAGCCCACAAGTACCCCGGAGCGCGCGGTTCCGCTATCGCCGAGTTCCGCGCGCCGGACCGAAGTGGCGGCGGAGGCGG AAATGGCCCTCTTACACATTTCATCGAAATAGAAGCATACAAGAGGTGGTCGTTGGTGAGTTCGTCCTTCATCTCTGCTCTTGGCATGGCATCTACGTTTTGGACATAACCAAAG ggGTCCCAGCTGCTGTGTCCAACGTGTTCAATATGAAGTTACTAGTAATTCTTTCATTTTGGGGACTTGTTGCTGGCTACAGAGGTAACTCTTCCTATAGCTCGGCACCTCAGTTACTTCTGGTATCCTTTGATGGCTTTAGAGCTGACTACCTGAACAACTATGACCTTCCTCACCTCCAGAACTTTATCAAAGAAGGTGTCTTGGTGGAACAcgttaaaaatgtttttatcacAAAAACATTTCCAAACCACTACAGCATTGTGACAGGCTTATATGAGGAAAGCCATGGCATTGTGGCCAACTCCATGTATGATGACgtcacaaagaaacatttttcTGAATCCAATGATAAGGATCCGTTTTGGTGGAATGGGGCAGTGCCTATTTGGGTGACCAATCAGCTTCAGGAAAACAGATCAAGTGCTGCTGCTATGTGGCCTGGTACTGATGTGTCCATTCATAATGTCACACCTTCCTATTTTATGAATTACAGCAGCTCAGTGCCCTTTGAGGAGAGACTAAATAACGTTGccacatggctcagcagttccaACCCACCAGTCACCTTTGCAACGCTCTATTGGGAAGAACCGGATGTAAGCGGCCACAAATACGGGCCTGAAGATAAATTCAACATGCGTCGGGTATTGAAAGAAGTAGATGGCCTTATTGGTGATCTTGTCCAAAAGCTCAAGGCGTTAGGACTGTGGGAAAGTCTTAATGTGATCATTACAAGCGATCATGGGATGGCTCAGTGCTCTGAGAACAGGCGGATATATTTGGATACCTGCATCAACCATTCAGACTATAGTGTCATAGACTTAACCCCTGTGGCTGCGATTCTTCCCAAAATAA ATGTAACAGAGGTttataacaaactgaaacactgtaacCCTCACATGACTGTTTATCTCAAAGAAGCTATCCCTAACAGATTTTACTACCAACACAGCGATCGGATTCAGCCCATTCTTTTGGTTGCTGATGAAGGCTGGACAATCGCACTGAACACGTCATCGTCAAAAT TAGGTGACCATGGCTATGACAATTCACTGCCCAGCATGCATCCGTTTCTCGCTGCCCATGGGCCTGCCTTCAGGAAAGGCTACAGGCAGAGCACCATCAACACTGTGGATATTTACCCAATGATGTGCTACATCCTGGGACTGAAACCACATCCCAACAACGGAACCTTCAGCCATTCCAAGTGCCTGTTAGTGGACCAGTGGTGCATCAACCTCCCAGAAGCCATTGGGATTGTCGTTAGTGCACTATTGGCATTAACCGTGCTAACAGGCCTCATAATCTTCATGCAGAACAGAGCGTCTGCATCCCGTCCATTCTCCCGCCTACAGCTGCacgaagatgatgatgatgatcctTTAATTGAGTGA
- the Enpp4 gene encoding bis(5'-adenosyl)-triphosphatase ENPP4 isoform X4 has product MSTVALGVPAAVSNVFNMKLLVILSFWGLVAGYRGNSSYSSAPQLLLVSFDGFRADYLNNYDLPHLQNFIKEGVLVEHVKNVFITKTFPNHYSIVTGLYEESHGIVANSMYDDVTKKHFSESNDKDPFWWNGAVPIWVTNQLQENRSSAAAMWPGTDVSIHNVTPSYFMNYSSSVPFEERLNNVATWLSSSNPPVTFATLYWEEPDVSGHKYGPEDKFNMRRVLKEVDGLIGDLVQKLKALGLWESLNVIITSDHGMAQCSENRRIYLDTCINHSDYSVIDLTPVAAILPKINVTEVYNKLKHCNPHMTVYLKEAIPNRFYYQHSDRIQPILLVADEGWTIALNTSSSKLGDHGYDNSLPSMHPFLAAHGPAFRKGYRQSTINTVDIYPMMCYILGLKPHPNNGTFSHSKCLLVDQWCINLPEAIGIVVSALLALTVLTGLIIFMQNRASASRPFSRLQLHEDDDDDPLIE; this is encoded by the exons ATGTCAACTGTGGCGTTAG ggGTCCCAGCTGCTGTGTCCAACGTGTTCAATATGAAGTTACTAGTAATTCTTTCATTTTGGGGACTTGTTGCTGGCTACAGAGGTAACTCTTCCTATAGCTCGGCACCTCAGTTACTTCTGGTATCCTTTGATGGCTTTAGAGCTGACTACCTGAACAACTATGACCTTCCTCACCTCCAGAACTTTATCAAAGAAGGTGTCTTGGTGGAACAcgttaaaaatgtttttatcacAAAAACATTTCCAAACCACTACAGCATTGTGACAGGCTTATATGAGGAAAGCCATGGCATTGTGGCCAACTCCATGTATGATGACgtcacaaagaaacatttttcTGAATCCAATGATAAGGATCCGTTTTGGTGGAATGGGGCAGTGCCTATTTGGGTGACCAATCAGCTTCAGGAAAACAGATCAAGTGCTGCTGCTATGTGGCCTGGTACTGATGTGTCCATTCATAATGTCACACCTTCCTATTTTATGAATTACAGCAGCTCAGTGCCCTTTGAGGAGAGACTAAATAACGTTGccacatggctcagcagttccaACCCACCAGTCACCTTTGCAACGCTCTATTGGGAAGAACCGGATGTAAGCGGCCACAAATACGGGCCTGAAGATAAATTCAACATGCGTCGGGTATTGAAAGAAGTAGATGGCCTTATTGGTGATCTTGTCCAAAAGCTCAAGGCGTTAGGACTGTGGGAAAGTCTTAATGTGATCATTACAAGCGATCATGGGATGGCTCAGTGCTCTGAGAACAGGCGGATATATTTGGATACCTGCATCAACCATTCAGACTATAGTGTCATAGACTTAACCCCTGTGGCTGCGATTCTTCCCAAAATAA ATGTAACAGAGGTttataacaaactgaaacactgtaacCCTCACATGACTGTTTATCTCAAAGAAGCTATCCCTAACAGATTTTACTACCAACACAGCGATCGGATTCAGCCCATTCTTTTGGTTGCTGATGAAGGCTGGACAATCGCACTGAACACGTCATCGTCAAAAT TAGGTGACCATGGCTATGACAATTCACTGCCCAGCATGCATCCGTTTCTCGCTGCCCATGGGCCTGCCTTCAGGAAAGGCTACAGGCAGAGCACCATCAACACTGTGGATATTTACCCAATGATGTGCTACATCCTGGGACTGAAACCACATCCCAACAACGGAACCTTCAGCCATTCCAAGTGCCTGTTAGTGGACCAGTGGTGCATCAACCTCCCAGAAGCCATTGGGATTGTCGTTAGTGCACTATTGGCATTAACCGTGCTAACAGGCCTCATAATCTTCATGCAGAACAGAGCGTCTGCATCCCGTCCATTCTCCCGCCTACAGCTGCacgaagatgatgatgatgatcctTTAATTGAGTGA
- the Enpp4 gene encoding bis(5'-adenosyl)-triphosphatase ENPP4 isoform X2, which produces MKRTNGEGSPIHHGFRHPIQVRVSDSTAGHKRSPQRPAHSCALGAPHAALVRAAARWVGVRYCAGVPGSAPRSRAPPASAEPTSTPERAVPLSPSSARRTEVAAEAGVPAAVSNVFNMKLLVILSFWGLVAGYRGNSSYSSAPQLLLVSFDGFRADYLNNYDLPHLQNFIKEGVLVEHVKNVFITKTFPNHYSIVTGLYEESHGIVANSMYDDVTKKHFSESNDKDPFWWNGAVPIWVTNQLQENRSSAAAMWPGTDVSIHNVTPSYFMNYSSSVPFEERLNNVATWLSSSNPPVTFATLYWEEPDVSGHKYGPEDKFNMRRVLKEVDGLIGDLVQKLKALGLWESLNVIITSDHGMAQCSENRRIYLDTCINHSDYSVIDLTPVAAILPKINVTEVYNKLKHCNPHMTVYLKEAIPNRFYYQHSDRIQPILLVADEGWTIALNTSSSKLGDHGYDNSLPSMHPFLAAHGPAFRKGYRQSTINTVDIYPMMCYILGLKPHPNNGTFSHSKCLLVDQWCINLPEAIGIVVSALLALTVLTGLIIFMQNRASASRPFSRLQLHEDDDDDPLIE; this is translated from the exons ATGAAAAGAACCAATGGGGAAGGGAGTCCCATTCACCACGGGTTCAGGCATCCAATCCAGGTACGCGTCTCAGACTCCACAGCCGGCCACAAGCGCTCTCCCCAGCGTCCCGCACACAGCTGCGCACTCGGAGCGCCCCACGCAGCGCTGGTCCGGGCCGCGGCCCGCTGGGTGGGCGTCCGCTACTGCGCAGGCGTCCCAGGAAGCGCTCCGCGGAGCCGCGCTCCGCCCGCGTCCGCCGAGCCCACAAGTACCCCGGAGCGCGCGGTTCCGCTATCGCCGAGTTCCGCGCGCCGGACCGAAGTGGCGGCGGAGGCGG ggGTCCCAGCTGCTGTGTCCAACGTGTTCAATATGAAGTTACTAGTAATTCTTTCATTTTGGGGACTTGTTGCTGGCTACAGAGGTAACTCTTCCTATAGCTCGGCACCTCAGTTACTTCTGGTATCCTTTGATGGCTTTAGAGCTGACTACCTGAACAACTATGACCTTCCTCACCTCCAGAACTTTATCAAAGAAGGTGTCTTGGTGGAACAcgttaaaaatgtttttatcacAAAAACATTTCCAAACCACTACAGCATTGTGACAGGCTTATATGAGGAAAGCCATGGCATTGTGGCCAACTCCATGTATGATGACgtcacaaagaaacatttttcTGAATCCAATGATAAGGATCCGTTTTGGTGGAATGGGGCAGTGCCTATTTGGGTGACCAATCAGCTTCAGGAAAACAGATCAAGTGCTGCTGCTATGTGGCCTGGTACTGATGTGTCCATTCATAATGTCACACCTTCCTATTTTATGAATTACAGCAGCTCAGTGCCCTTTGAGGAGAGACTAAATAACGTTGccacatggctcagcagttccaACCCACCAGTCACCTTTGCAACGCTCTATTGGGAAGAACCGGATGTAAGCGGCCACAAATACGGGCCTGAAGATAAATTCAACATGCGTCGGGTATTGAAAGAAGTAGATGGCCTTATTGGTGATCTTGTCCAAAAGCTCAAGGCGTTAGGACTGTGGGAAAGTCTTAATGTGATCATTACAAGCGATCATGGGATGGCTCAGTGCTCTGAGAACAGGCGGATATATTTGGATACCTGCATCAACCATTCAGACTATAGTGTCATAGACTTAACCCCTGTGGCTGCGATTCTTCCCAAAATAA ATGTAACAGAGGTttataacaaactgaaacactgtaacCCTCACATGACTGTTTATCTCAAAGAAGCTATCCCTAACAGATTTTACTACCAACACAGCGATCGGATTCAGCCCATTCTTTTGGTTGCTGATGAAGGCTGGACAATCGCACTGAACACGTCATCGTCAAAAT TAGGTGACCATGGCTATGACAATTCACTGCCCAGCATGCATCCGTTTCTCGCTGCCCATGGGCCTGCCTTCAGGAAAGGCTACAGGCAGAGCACCATCAACACTGTGGATATTTACCCAATGATGTGCTACATCCTGGGACTGAAACCACATCCCAACAACGGAACCTTCAGCCATTCCAAGTGCCTGTTAGTGGACCAGTGGTGCATCAACCTCCCAGAAGCCATTGGGATTGTCGTTAGTGCACTATTGGCATTAACCGTGCTAACAGGCCTCATAATCTTCATGCAGAACAGAGCGTCTGCATCCCGTCCATTCTCCCGCCTACAGCTGCacgaagatgatgatgatgatcctTTAATTGAGTGA
- the Enpp4 gene encoding bis(5'-adenosyl)-triphosphatase ENPP4 isoform X3, which translates to MGKGVPFTTGSGIQSRYASQTPQPATSALPSVPHTAAHSERPTQRWSGPRPAGWASATAQASQEALRGAALRPRPPSPQVPRSARFRYRRVPRAGPKWRRRRKWPSYTFHRNRSIQEVVVGEFVLHLCSWHGIYVLDITKGDEESLPCFPLRSLQIYLLCGGPSCCVQRVQYEVTSNSFILGTCCWLQSSSVPFEERLNNVATWLSSSNPPVTFATLYWEEPDVSGHKYGPEDKFNMRRVLKEVDGLIGDLVQKLKALGLWESLNVIITSDHGMAQCSENRRIYLDTCINHSDYSVIDLTPVAAILPKINVTEVYNKLKHCNPHMTVYLKEAIPNRFYYQHSDRIQPILLVADEGWTIALNTSSSKLGDHGYDNSLPSMHPFLAAHGPAFRKGYRQSTINTVDIYPMMCYILGLKPHPNNGTFSHSKCLLVDQWCINLPEAIGIVVSALLALTVLTGLIIFMQNRASASRPFSRLQLHEDDDDDPLIE; encoded by the exons ATGGGGAAGGGAGTCCCATTCACCACGGGTTCAGGCATCCAATCCAGGTACGCGTCTCAGACTCCACAGCCGGCCACAAGCGCTCTCCCCAGCGTCCCGCACACAGCTGCGCACTCGGAGCGCCCCACGCAGCGCTGGTCCGGGCCGCGGCCCGCTGGGTGGGCGTCCGCTACTGCGCAGGCGTCCCAGGAAGCGCTCCGCGGAGCCGCGCTCCGCCCGCGTCCGCCGAGCCCACAAGTACCCCGGAGCGCGCGGTTCCGCTATCGCCGAGTTCCGCGCGCCGGACCGAAGTGGCGGCGGAGGCGG AAATGGCCCTCTTACACATTTCATCGAAATAGAAGCATACAAGAGGTGGTCGTTGGTGAGTTCGTCCTTCATCTCTGCTCTTGGCATGGCATCTACGTTTTGGACATAACCAAAGGTGATGAAGAGTCGCTGCCGTGTTTTCCTCTAAGAAGTTTACAGATTTACCTTTTATGTGG ggGTCCCAGCTGCTGTGTCCAACGTGTTCAATATGAAGTTACTAGTAATTCTTTCATTTTGGGGACTTGTTGCTGGCTACAGAG CAGCTCAGTGCCCTTTGAGGAGAGACTAAATAACGTTGccacatggctcagcagttccaACCCACCAGTCACCTTTGCAACGCTCTATTGGGAAGAACCGGATGTAAGCGGCCACAAATACGGGCCTGAAGATAAATTCAACATGCGTCGGGTATTGAAAGAAGTAGATGGCCTTATTGGTGATCTTGTCCAAAAGCTCAAGGCGTTAGGACTGTGGGAAAGTCTTAATGTGATCATTACAAGCGATCATGGGATGGCTCAGTGCTCTGAGAACAGGCGGATATATTTGGATACCTGCATCAACCATTCAGACTATAGTGTCATAGACTTAACCCCTGTGGCTGCGATTCTTCCCAAAATAA ATGTAACAGAGGTttataacaaactgaaacactgtaacCCTCACATGACTGTTTATCTCAAAGAAGCTATCCCTAACAGATTTTACTACCAACACAGCGATCGGATTCAGCCCATTCTTTTGGTTGCTGATGAAGGCTGGACAATCGCACTGAACACGTCATCGTCAAAAT TAGGTGACCATGGCTATGACAATTCACTGCCCAGCATGCATCCGTTTCTCGCTGCCCATGGGCCTGCCTTCAGGAAAGGCTACAGGCAGAGCACCATCAACACTGTGGATATTTACCCAATGATGTGCTACATCCTGGGACTGAAACCACATCCCAACAACGGAACCTTCAGCCATTCCAAGTGCCTGTTAGTGGACCAGTGGTGCATCAACCTCCCAGAAGCCATTGGGATTGTCGTTAGTGCACTATTGGCATTAACCGTGCTAACAGGCCTCATAATCTTCATGCAGAACAGAGCGTCTGCATCCCGTCCATTCTCCCGCCTACAGCTGCacgaagatgatgatgatgatcctTTAATTGAGTGA
- the Enpp4 gene encoding bis(5'-adenosyl)-triphosphatase ENPP4 precursor, whose translation MKLLVILSFWGLVAGYRGNSSYSSAPQLLLVSFDGFRADYLNNYDLPHLQNFIKEGVLVEHVKNVFITKTFPNHYSIVTGLYEESHGIVANSMYDDVTKKHFSESNDKDPFWWNGAVPIWVTNQLQENRSSAAAMWPGTDVSIHNVTPSYFMNYSSSVPFEERLNNVATWLSSSNPPVTFATLYWEEPDVSGHKYGPEDKFNMRRVLKEVDGLIGDLVQKLKALGLWESLNVIITSDHGMAQCSENRRIYLDTCINHSDYSVIDLTPVAAILPKINVTEVYNKLKHCNPHMTVYLKEAIPNRFYYQHSDRIQPILLVADEGWTIALNTSSSKLGDHGYDNSLPSMHPFLAAHGPAFRKGYRQSTINTVDIYPMMCYILGLKPHPNNGTFSHSKCLLVDQWCINLPEAIGIVVSALLALTVLTGLIIFMQNRASASRPFSRLQLHEDDDDDPLIE comes from the exons ATGAAGTTACTAGTAATTCTTTCATTTTGGGGACTTGTTGCTGGCTACAGAGGTAACTCTTCCTATAGCTCGGCACCTCAGTTACTTCTGGTATCCTTTGATGGCTTTAGAGCTGACTACCTGAACAACTATGACCTTCCTCACCTCCAGAACTTTATCAAAGAAGGTGTCTTGGTGGAACAcgttaaaaatgtttttatcacAAAAACATTTCCAAACCACTACAGCATTGTGACAGGCTTATATGAGGAAAGCCATGGCATTGTGGCCAACTCCATGTATGATGACgtcacaaagaaacatttttcTGAATCCAATGATAAGGATCCGTTTTGGTGGAATGGGGCAGTGCCTATTTGGGTGACCAATCAGCTTCAGGAAAACAGATCAAGTGCTGCTGCTATGTGGCCTGGTACTGATGTGTCCATTCATAATGTCACACCTTCCTATTTTATGAATTACAGCAGCTCAGTGCCCTTTGAGGAGAGACTAAATAACGTTGccacatggctcagcagttccaACCCACCAGTCACCTTTGCAACGCTCTATTGGGAAGAACCGGATGTAAGCGGCCACAAATACGGGCCTGAAGATAAATTCAACATGCGTCGGGTATTGAAAGAAGTAGATGGCCTTATTGGTGATCTTGTCCAAAAGCTCAAGGCGTTAGGACTGTGGGAAAGTCTTAATGTGATCATTACAAGCGATCATGGGATGGCTCAGTGCTCTGAGAACAGGCGGATATATTTGGATACCTGCATCAACCATTCAGACTATAGTGTCATAGACTTAACCCCTGTGGCTGCGATTCTTCCCAAAATAA ATGTAACAGAGGTttataacaaactgaaacactgtaacCCTCACATGACTGTTTATCTCAAAGAAGCTATCCCTAACAGATTTTACTACCAACACAGCGATCGGATTCAGCCCATTCTTTTGGTTGCTGATGAAGGCTGGACAATCGCACTGAACACGTCATCGTCAAAAT TAGGTGACCATGGCTATGACAATTCACTGCCCAGCATGCATCCGTTTCTCGCTGCCCATGGGCCTGCCTTCAGGAAAGGCTACAGGCAGAGCACCATCAACACTGTGGATATTTACCCAATGATGTGCTACATCCTGGGACTGAAACCACATCCCAACAACGGAACCTTCAGCCATTCCAAGTGCCTGTTAGTGGACCAGTGGTGCATCAACCTCCCAGAAGCCATTGGGATTGTCGTTAGTGCACTATTGGCATTAACCGTGCTAACAGGCCTCATAATCTTCATGCAGAACAGAGCGTCTGCATCCCGTCCATTCTCCCGCCTACAGCTGCacgaagatgatgatgatgatcctTTAATTGAGTGA